From Actinopolymorpha cephalotaxi, one genomic window encodes:
- a CDS encoding HNH endonuclease signature motif containing protein — protein sequence MSDGGECFGEDLGGEPGPRGVLPAGFEDLPGGPELAAAVASVDLDACDGWELEEYVKGTRRLVCWAESRCLTGVNELAHADPDMRTDSAGRRFTADSMTPVLLEPLLGWTAYRASQYVAIATVLPRLPRVRDALAGGLLEFDEVRVIVDRVADAKPGLWDAIEAALFPKVLQLRGGLLRAKVEAEVLKADPDAAAKRHREARTGRNVAIWPAVDGVADLAVRGLSADQAAEAYGYIDAIARAVKSSGDPRKLSQLRADVAASLLTGMADIVDCSAPIDTDNHADQGQAQDEAGQDEAEPDEMPRDTEPCNAEGDASGERGEQGSCAIHRFPDHDQHEAHCDCGDCAPAGTANVTAHYTPCNCSTVHDTAAHEAGKEAATEETTTADGAAPAAGHPAAGQIPQQNRRPDEPTDPLVDDPTPPRPPWSSSQPSWGPIRTRAKIQLNIPLTTLMGLSTRPGELGGFGPVITEVAERVVANNLTNPEARFSVGVTHPVTGRLLHLHPIPARFLRGLQAELVHARDQRCVWTTCRRPAATCHLDHNTEHQDGGETSVDNIAPLCPRHHKAKTERDWKLQQTGPGEHILTDPFSRHYLSRAPSLTDPVVDEPVAATAARSADDDLPPF from the coding sequence ATGAGCGACGGCGGTGAGTGCTTCGGCGAGGACCTGGGCGGCGAGCCCGGTCCTCGCGGGGTGCTGCCCGCCGGGTTTGAGGATCTGCCGGGTGGGCCGGAGTTGGCGGCGGCGGTCGCCTCGGTCGACCTGGATGCGTGTGACGGGTGGGAGTTGGAGGAGTACGTCAAGGGGACACGGCGGCTGGTCTGCTGGGCGGAGTCCCGCTGTTTGACGGGGGTGAACGAACTCGCCCACGCCGATCCCGATATGCGTACCGATTCTGCCGGGCGCAGGTTCACCGCGGACTCGATGACCCCCGTGCTCCTGGAGCCGTTGCTGGGGTGGACCGCCTACCGCGCCTCCCAGTACGTGGCAATAGCGACCGTGCTGCCTAGGCTGCCGCGGGTGCGTGACGCGTTGGCCGGCGGACTTCTGGAGTTCGACGAGGTCCGCGTCATCGTGGACCGGGTCGCCGACGCCAAGCCCGGCCTGTGGGATGCGATCGAGGCCGCCCTGTTTCCGAAGGTGCTCCAACTGCGGGGTGGGTTGTTGCGCGCGAAGGTGGAGGCGGAGGTCCTCAAGGCCGACCCCGACGCCGCGGCGAAGCGCCACCGGGAGGCGCGGACCGGGCGGAACGTCGCGATCTGGCCGGCTGTCGATGGTGTCGCCGACCTGGCCGTGCGTGGTCTGTCGGCCGATCAGGCTGCTGAGGCGTACGGCTACATCGACGCCATCGCCCGCGCGGTGAAGTCCAGCGGCGACCCGCGCAAGCTCAGCCAGCTGCGTGCGGACGTCGCCGCGTCCCTGCTGACCGGCATGGCCGACATCGTCGACTGCTCCGCCCCCATAGACACCGACAATCACGCCGATCAAGGCCAGGCGCAAGACGAGGCCGGACAGGACGAGGCCGAGCCGGACGAGATGCCGCGGGATACTGAGCCGTGCAACGCGGAGGGTGACGCCTCAGGGGAGCGTGGCGAGCAGGGTTCGTGTGCCATTCACAGGTTCCCCGACCACGACCAGCACGAAGCCCACTGTGACTGCGGGGACTGCGCTCCGGCCGGGACTGCGAACGTCACGGCGCACTACACCCCCTGCAACTGCTCGACCGTCCACGACACCGCCGCACATGAAGCCGGAAAGGAAGCAGCCACCGAGGAGACGACTACCGCCGACGGTGCCGCTCCGGCCGCCGGTCATCCTGCTGCGGGGCAGATCCCGCAGCAGAACCGCCGGCCCGACGAGCCGACCGACCCGCTTGTGGACGATCCGACACCACCGCGGCCGCCCTGGTCGTCCTCGCAGCCGAGCTGGGGGCCTATACGAACGCGCGCCAAGATCCAGCTGAACATCCCGTTGACCACGCTCATGGGACTCTCGACCCGGCCAGGTGAGCTGGGCGGGTTCGGACCGGTCATCACCGAGGTCGCCGAACGCGTCGTGGCGAACAACCTCACCAACCCCGAAGCCAGGTTCAGTGTCGGGGTCACGCATCCGGTCACCGGGCGGCTGCTCCACCTGCATCCGATACCGGCGAGGTTCCTGCGCGGACTGCAGGCAGAGCTGGTCCATGCTCGCGACCAGCGGTGCGTGTGGACCACCTGCAGACGCCCCGCCGCGACCTGTCACCTCGACCACAACACCGAACATCAAGACGGCGGGGAAACCTCCGTGGACAACATCGCGCCGCTGTGTCCTCGCCACCACAAGGCGAAAACCGAGCGGGACTGGAAGCTCCAGCAGACCGGTCCCGGTGAGCACATCCTCACCGACCCCTTCAGCCGGCACTACCTCAGCCGAGCACCCTCCCTCACCGACCCGGTCGTCGACGAACCGGTGGCCGCCACGGCAGCGAGGTCGGCCGACGACGACCTTCCGCCGTTCTGA
- a CDS encoding DEAD/DEAH box helicase, producing the protein MSDRSISTPPHTPEPAAIPRVRRAFLDDLGVRPDPFQLQAMDGLDAGRSVLVMAPTGAGKTFVADYAVARSLDAGTTAVYTTPLKALSNQKYRDLSARLGPERVGLITGDRTVNPGAPVLVVTTEVLRAMLYEVRGGRPGPGAAALDRLGAVVLDEFHYLQDTDRGAVWEEVVINTPADVALVCLSATIPDVELVHDWLTRVHGPTELVVADQRPVRLNHLYAVDNLRRTAPMLLPIFVDGQLNTTAELLDGARRDTRGEGLRVRDRDRPVPPTRHDLIAHLRANNLLPAIWFVLSRAGCDEAVADCLAGDLQLTTEAERVRIRSLVSQALAPLSGGELRAIDAAGWQNALEAGVAAHHGGLAPVQRDVVEAAFGEGLVKVAFATETLALGVNLPARTVVIDRVVRASGEVLDAGEFAQLAGRAGRRGIDEVGHVVVPWSPYVPFQRVGALAGGHLAAIRSAFRVTPAMALNLVRTGTLDEARATVESSLRHRCALDQAAILDGDLDVRQSELAEVVEDLAEFAELPENGDPDPVADPHGATERTDSGRDLAGLRPGDVVVDTGRPEYGPAVVLAVGTKRGTVCVEAIHSTGRRLQLTPSTLRGGPAVLHHLDLPDWEPTQRGHAKRAVDALALLDLPLDDLRPATTHGPRPKPKQEQTRRRLAVRRDQLTATVDDLQTSLMAARTGVRTELDQVLALLRRRRHLVNLTLTPSGQAIRRLFHPSGLLLGECLVAGLLDDLDPASLASAASWFTARTRLGGPASTGLASAELTRRWETVRALTRDVQADEVAEGLTPTPHPEPALGVPVHRWASGSPLDVAVGGTGVLVGDVVREIRQVAELLDQLTTVPGGHQRAAAQAVVALRRGAIVADDAQAVKEN; encoded by the coding sequence TTGTCCGACCGGTCGATCTCGACTCCCCCGCACACTCCCGAGCCTGCCGCCATCCCTCGCGTTCGTCGCGCGTTCCTCGACGACCTCGGCGTACGACCCGACCCGTTCCAGCTTCAGGCAATGGACGGCCTGGACGCCGGCCGGTCCGTTCTCGTGATGGCGCCGACCGGTGCGGGCAAGACGTTCGTCGCCGACTACGCGGTGGCGCGCAGTCTCGACGCCGGCACCACCGCCGTCTACACCACCCCGCTGAAGGCCCTCAGCAACCAGAAGTACCGCGACCTGTCCGCCCGCCTCGGCCCTGAACGCGTCGGGCTGATCACCGGGGACCGGACGGTCAACCCCGGTGCGCCTGTGCTCGTGGTCACCACCGAGGTGCTGCGGGCCATGCTGTACGAGGTACGCGGGGGCCGTCCCGGGCCGGGGGCGGCGGCACTGGACCGGCTCGGCGCCGTCGTACTCGACGAGTTCCACTACCTCCAGGACACCGATCGCGGCGCGGTCTGGGAGGAGGTGGTGATCAACACCCCGGCCGACGTGGCGCTGGTGTGCCTGTCCGCGACCATCCCGGACGTGGAACTCGTGCACGACTGGCTGACCCGGGTCCACGGCCCCACCGAACTCGTCGTCGCGGACCAGCGTCCGGTGCGGCTCAACCATCTTTACGCCGTCGACAACCTGCGCCGGACCGCGCCGATGCTGCTGCCGATCTTCGTCGACGGGCAGCTCAACACGACCGCCGAACTCCTCGACGGCGCGCGGCGGGACACCCGGGGCGAGGGGCTGCGTGTCCGCGACCGGGACCGTCCCGTACCACCCACTCGGCACGACCTGATCGCCCACCTGCGGGCGAACAACCTGCTGCCGGCGATCTGGTTCGTGCTGTCAAGGGCAGGTTGCGACGAGGCCGTCGCTGACTGCCTGGCAGGGGATCTCCAGCTCACCACGGAAGCCGAGCGGGTACGCATCCGGAGCCTCGTCAGCCAGGCGCTCGCGCCCCTGTCCGGTGGGGAACTCCGCGCGATCGACGCCGCCGGCTGGCAGAACGCGCTGGAGGCCGGTGTCGCGGCCCACCACGGCGGCCTGGCACCGGTGCAGCGCGACGTCGTCGAGGCGGCGTTCGGCGAGGGGCTTGTCAAGGTCGCCTTTGCAACGGAGACCCTCGCCCTGGGCGTGAACCTCCCGGCCCGCACAGTGGTGATCGACCGCGTCGTGCGGGCGAGTGGCGAGGTGCTCGACGCGGGCGAGTTCGCCCAGCTCGCCGGCCGGGCAGGGAGGCGCGGCATCGACGAGGTGGGGCACGTGGTGGTGCCGTGGTCGCCGTACGTCCCGTTCCAGCGGGTGGGAGCGCTCGCCGGTGGTCACCTCGCGGCGATCCGGTCGGCGTTCCGGGTGACGCCCGCGATGGCGCTGAACCTCGTGCGTACGGGCACCTTGGACGAGGCGCGGGCCACGGTGGAGTCGTCGCTGCGGCACCGCTGCGCCCTCGACCAGGCGGCGATCCTCGACGGCGATCTCGACGTACGTCAATCCGAGCTTGCCGAGGTCGTCGAAGACCTCGCGGAGTTCGCCGAGCTTCCCGAGAACGGCGATCCCGATCCGGTCGCCGATCCTCACGGCGCGACCGAGCGCACCGATTCCGGCCGGGATCTCGCCGGACTTCGACCCGGGGATGTCGTCGTCGACACCGGACGTCCGGAGTACGGTCCGGCGGTCGTGCTGGCCGTCGGCACCAAACGCGGGACCGTCTGCGTGGAGGCGATCCACAGCACGGGACGGCGTCTCCAGCTCACGCCGTCGACCCTGCGCGGCGGCCCTGCCGTCCTCCACCACCTCGACCTGCCGGACTGGGAGCCCACCCAGCGCGGACACGCGAAACGGGCAGTGGACGCACTGGCTCTCCTCGACCTCCCGCTCGACGACCTCCGGCCGGCCACCACCCACGGACCGCGCCCCAAGCCGAAACAGGAACAGACCCGGCGACGCCTTGCCGTACGACGTGACCAGCTGACCGCCACCGTCGACGACCTGCAGACCTCGCTCATGGCGGCGAGAACCGGTGTCCGCACCGAGCTCGACCAGGTGCTCGCCCTGCTTCGCCGTCGCCGCCACCTTGTCAACCTGACCTTGACACCGTCCGGCCAGGCGATCCGCCGGCTGTTCCACCCGTCCGGACTGCTGCTCGGCGAGTGTCTGGTGGCCGGTCTGCTGGACGACCTCGACCCCGCCTCGCTCGCCTCCGCCGCGTCGTGGTTCACCGCCCGCACTCGTCTCGGCGGCCCGGCGTCGACCGGCCTCGCATCGGCGGAGCTGACCCGGCGGTGGGAGACCGTCCGGGCCCTCACCCGGGACGTCCAGGCCGATGAGGTCGCCGAGGGACTGACCCCGACGCCGCATCCCGAACCCGCGCTCGGCGTGCCGGTTCATCGATGGGCATCCGGTTCACCGCTGGACGTCGCGGTCGGCGGCACCGGTGTACTGGTCGGCGATGTCGTCCGCGAGATCCGCCAGGTGGCCGAACTCCTCGACCAGCTGACCACCGTGCCCGGCGGCCACCAGCGGGCCGCGGCGCAGGCGGTTGTCGCGTTACGTCGTGGCGCGATCGTCGCCGACGATGCTCAAGCCGTGAAGGAGAACTGA
- a CDS encoding DUF2252 domain-containing protein, with product MSPGSEDRRTAHIVDVLNTAFSDLMEADPEAFRRRFRRMASDPFAFYRGTACLFYADVAEQDDPWATGEAGRVWIQGDLHAENFGTYMDGRGSLVFDVNDFDEAYIGPFTWDLRRLAASIAVLGWTKALSDADIEEGIRGYLRAYLDQVDYFVRSDRDHEWSIRLDTAEGAIRAALLDAQLATRIELLDDITVVEDYDRRFRKGPGVRTLDTEERTKVEEAYAAYRETIPGSKRFGSISYELKDAVGKTGFGIGSAGLPAYNLLVEGSSQALENDVVLTMKQGNVAAPSRVVHDARAREHFQHHGHRTAVSQRALQAQSDPWLGWTAIDGTGFVVQEVSPYERDLDWDSLVEPHEVKEVLVHLGRATAKVHCVADVDAGDIPLVEGQTEDAIVAAVGDRAEEFVDDIVRFGLEYGARARADHALFVDAFRGGHIEGVGPSAD from the coding sequence ATGTCCCCAGGCTCAGAAGACCGCCGCACCGCCCACATCGTCGACGTTCTGAACACCGCCTTCTCCGACCTGATGGAGGCCGATCCGGAGGCGTTCCGCAGACGCTTCCGGCGGATGGCGTCCGACCCGTTCGCGTTCTATCGCGGGACGGCCTGCCTCTTCTACGCCGACGTCGCCGAACAGGACGACCCGTGGGCCACCGGCGAGGCCGGGCGGGTGTGGATCCAGGGTGACCTGCACGCGGAGAACTTCGGCACCTACATGGACGGGCGCGGAAGCCTGGTCTTCGACGTCAACGACTTCGACGAAGCCTACATCGGTCCCTTCACCTGGGATCTGCGCAGGCTCGCCGCGAGCATCGCCGTCCTCGGCTGGACCAAGGCGCTGTCCGACGCCGACATCGAGGAAGGCATCCGCGGCTACCTGCGGGCCTACCTCGACCAGGTGGACTACTTCGTGCGCTCCGACCGTGACCACGAGTGGTCCATCCGGCTGGACACCGCGGAGGGCGCCATCCGGGCAGCGCTTCTGGACGCGCAGCTCGCCACCCGCATCGAACTGCTCGACGACATCACGGTGGTCGAGGACTACGACCGGCGCTTCCGGAAGGGTCCCGGCGTACGGACTCTCGACACCGAGGAACGCACGAAGGTCGAGGAGGCCTACGCGGCCTATCGGGAGACGATCCCGGGTTCGAAGAGGTTCGGGAGCATCAGCTACGAGCTCAAGGACGCCGTCGGGAAGACCGGCTTCGGGATCGGCAGCGCCGGGCTTCCGGCGTACAACCTCCTGGTGGAGGGAAGCTCCCAGGCGCTGGAGAACGACGTGGTCCTCACGATGAAGCAGGGCAACGTCGCCGCCCCGAGCAGAGTGGTCCACGACGCCCGTGCACGCGAGCACTTCCAGCACCACGGACACCGTACGGCGGTGTCGCAGCGAGCTCTGCAGGCACAGTCGGATCCGTGGCTGGGCTGGACCGCGATCGACGGGACGGGCTTCGTCGTGCAGGAGGTCTCGCCGTACGAGCGCGACCTGGACTGGGACTCCCTCGTCGAACCGCACGAGGTCAAGGAGGTCCTCGTGCACCTCGGCCGGGCGACAGCCAAGGTGCACTGCGTCGCCGACGTCGATGCGGGCGACATTCCGTTGGTGGAGGGCCAGACCGAGGACGCGATCGTGGCGGCCGTCGGTGACCGGGCGGAGGAGTTCGTCGACGACATCGTGAGGTTCGGCCTGGAGTACGGCGCCCGTGCCCGCGCCGACCACGCCCTCTTCGTGGACGCGTTCCGCGGCGGCCACATCGAGGGGGTCGGCCCGTCGGCCGACTGA
- a CDS encoding ABC transporter ATP-binding protein, producing the protein MFVRFSVLLRLLPFLAGQRSRLALYLTLLLTSALLAVVVPLTFQRVVDDGLAAGATGVALAWTGVALALGLVAAGAGAVANASGAEVGGRIVEALRVKLFEQIIAQPYAFHAQSKAGAVVSRLTRSPRAAQNLIQAIFGTLVGQGVLLVLALGALARLSLAATLVVLAVAPMFLLPFRMFNRRLFAAGHEGTVAAGEAEHFLTERLNVEGAVSRHLLHSHPAESAAYVALAARIRAAMVARNAGFYGAQFFTSALAALGVAGAYAAGALQGATVGQIVAMAALVKLVYDPLVQFGIQGLSLSDGIIELERMFAVLDLPVPRRAGEQTLDAPARRMTFGQVWFRHPAPGTATLPDLAAESAAAREQDWAVAGLSFSLVPGGTTALVGASGAGKSTTALLAVGVHQPSRGRIRINDVDLADLSPAARHRAVGMVTQDVFVLHASLRANLTVARPEATDEQITEALRRAQLAALIDTLPQGLDTTVGDRGFRLSGGERQRLSLARLFLADPDIVILDEATAHLDTLTEAALHEAMTHHLAGRTMLVIAHRTSTIENADQTVRLDRGRVAGIESAVAGS; encoded by the coding sequence GTGTTCGTTCGGTTCTCCGTACTCCTGCGGCTTCTGCCCTTCCTCGCCGGTCAGCGGTCCAGGCTCGCGCTCTACCTCACCTTGTTGCTGACGTCGGCTCTGCTGGCGGTGGTGGTCCCGCTGACCTTCCAGCGCGTCGTCGACGACGGGCTGGCGGCGGGTGCCACCGGGGTCGCGTTGGCGTGGACCGGGGTCGCGCTGGCACTCGGCCTGGTGGCGGCCGGGGCCGGCGCGGTCGCGAACGCCAGCGGGGCCGAAGTCGGTGGCAGGATCGTCGAGGCTCTGCGGGTGAAGCTGTTCGAGCAGATCATCGCCCAGCCGTACGCCTTCCATGCACAGTCCAAGGCCGGCGCCGTGGTCTCCCGGTTGACGCGCAGCCCCAGAGCCGCCCAGAACCTCATCCAGGCGATCTTCGGCACCCTCGTCGGCCAGGGAGTGCTGTTGGTGCTGGCCTTGGGCGCACTGGCCAGGCTCAGCCTGGCCGCGACCCTCGTGGTGCTCGCCGTGGCGCCGATGTTCCTGCTCCCCTTCCGGATGTTCAACCGGCGCCTGTTCGCGGCGGGCCACGAGGGCACTGTCGCTGCCGGCGAGGCCGAACACTTCCTCACCGAACGCCTCAATGTGGAAGGCGCGGTGAGCCGTCACCTGCTCCACTCCCACCCGGCCGAGTCCGCGGCCTACGTCGCCCTGGCGGCCAGGATCCGGGCGGCCATGGTCGCCCGCAACGCCGGCTTCTACGGCGCGCAGTTCTTCACCTCGGCGCTGGCCGCGCTCGGGGTGGCCGGTGCCTACGCCGCCGGTGCCCTGCAGGGCGCGACGGTCGGGCAGATCGTCGCCATGGCCGCCCTGGTGAAGCTGGTCTATGACCCGCTCGTGCAGTTCGGCATCCAGGGGCTGAGCCTGAGTGACGGCATCATCGAACTGGAACGGATGTTCGCGGTACTGGACCTGCCGGTGCCCCGCCGGGCGGGCGAGCAGACGTTGGACGCACCGGCGAGGCGGATGACGTTCGGGCAGGTGTGGTTCCGGCATCCGGCACCCGGAACGGCGACCCTGCCCGATCTCGCCGCGGAGTCCGCGGCCGCGCGCGAGCAGGACTGGGCGGTGGCCGGCCTCTCGTTCTCCCTGGTGCCCGGCGGCACGACGGCGCTCGTCGGTGCCAGCGGCGCCGGGAAGTCCACCACGGCGCTGCTCGCCGTCGGTGTTCACCAGCCGAGCCGCGGCCGGATCCGGATCAACGACGTCGACCTCGCCGACCTGTCCCCTGCTGCGCGGCACCGGGCGGTCGGCATGGTGACCCAGGACGTGTTCGTCCTGCACGCCAGTCTGCGCGCCAACCTCACCGTGGCGCGGCCGGAGGCGACCGACGAGCAGATCACCGAGGCTCTGCGCCGCGCCCAGCTCGCCGCCCTGATCGACACCCTGCCGCAGGGACTCGACACCACGGTCGGGGACCGCGGCTTCCGGCTGTCCGGCGGGGAACGCCAGCGGCTCAGTCTCGCCCGGCTGTTCCTGGCCGATCCCGACATCGTCATCCTGGACGAAGCCACCGCCCACCTGGACACGCTGACAGAGGCCGCTCTCCACGAGGCGATGACGCATCATCTGGCCGGTCGCACCATGCTGGTCATCGCCCACCGGACGAGCACCATCGAGAACGCCGACCAGACCGTCCGGCTCGACCGCGGCCGCGTCGCCGGGATCGAGTCCGCCGTCGCCGGGTCGTAG
- a CDS encoding GNAT family N-acetyltransferase, producing the protein MTTDVSARLADATDHPTLERLWLLFRHDMSEFSGALPNSDGTFRSDRLHAAFTQADWAPYLVTSGASPVGLAFVRSLTAPTRVLSSFFVVRGARRTGIGLRAVQEVVTKHPGPWEVAFQESNVIAVGFWRRVASEIAGDAWTEERRPVPGRPELPPDTWITFNAPAAAQG; encoded by the coding sequence ATGACCACCGACGTATCCGCGCGCCTCGCCGACGCGACCGACCACCCGACACTGGAGCGCCTCTGGTTGCTGTTCCGACACGACATGTCGGAGTTCAGCGGTGCTCTGCCCAACTCGGACGGAACCTTCCGGAGCGATCGACTCCACGCCGCCTTCACCCAGGCCGACTGGGCTCCCTACCTCGTGACCAGTGGCGCATCCCCTGTCGGCCTCGCATTCGTCCGCAGCCTGACTGCTCCGACGCGCGTGCTGAGCAGCTTCTTCGTGGTCCGTGGGGCGCGCAGGACGGGGATCGGGCTGCGAGCCGTTCAAGAGGTCGTGACGAAACACCCGGGGCCATGGGAAGTCGCCTTCCAGGAAAGCAACGTCATCGCAGTCGGATTCTGGCGTCGCGTTGCTTCCGAGATCGCGGGTGACGCATGGACTGAGGAACGCAGGCCGGTACCGGGTCGCCCAGAACTGCCGCCCGATACCTGGATCACGTTCAACGCCCCGGCTGCCGCGCAGGGCTGA
- a CDS encoding phosphotransferase family protein produces MNEQSMSAQAEAVLRRHGYGPSGLEFVGAGAQSVCYGTGEVAVLLSRSADADRVDDLTGHVVPGSEPHPTCNNYAVLRWLTTRATDAGVRTPRFLAVGDEPRPYAVVERANGTLAADHPAVAEHADRWFGQLGEELAKTHRVRTTGFGMFVPDGSGGYRGRFATWAEYLDNWLRVHLCVGGSRPEDQKVLDLFLAQGIVTEGDLAQVTAKAREAQEWPVASVLTHYDNRLDNLVVDAGDTGDSDDPDHADDAGRITVLDWGLSLAGIGIRQELIKLFQTEPTSVESPRVAAFLSGYGLSHGEAVEAVEDGKLMLVMDGLGMSYGWAGDPDRLDGIRAWLRTVARLCRDW; encoded by the coding sequence GTGAACGAGCAGAGCATGTCCGCGCAGGCCGAAGCCGTCCTCCGGCGCCACGGCTACGGCCCCTCGGGGTTGGAGTTCGTGGGGGCCGGCGCCCAGAGCGTGTGCTACGGCACGGGCGAGGTCGCTGTGCTGCTCAGCCGCTCCGCCGACGCGGACCGGGTCGACGACCTCACCGGCCACGTCGTTCCCGGCAGCGAGCCACACCCGACGTGCAACAACTACGCCGTGCTCCGGTGGCTCACGACCCGGGCCACCGACGCGGGAGTACGGACACCGCGGTTCCTCGCCGTCGGCGACGAACCCCGTCCGTACGCGGTGGTCGAACGCGCCAACGGAACGCTCGCCGCAGACCATCCGGCGGTGGCGGAACACGCGGACCGCTGGTTCGGCCAACTCGGCGAGGAACTCGCGAAGACCCACCGGGTACGCACGACAGGCTTCGGGATGTTCGTCCCGGACGGTTCCGGCGGGTATCGCGGGCGGTTCGCGACCTGGGCCGAGTATCTCGACAACTGGCTCCGCGTCCACCTGTGCGTGGGCGGGTCCCGGCCGGAGGACCAGAAGGTGCTGGACCTGTTCCTCGCCCAGGGCATCGTCACCGAGGGCGATCTGGCGCAGGTGACGGCCAAGGCGCGGGAGGCCCAGGAGTGGCCGGTGGCGTCGGTCCTCACCCACTACGACAACCGGCTGGACAACCTCGTCGTGGACGCCGGTGACACGGGTGACTCGGACGACCCTGACCACGCTGACGACGCCGGCCGGATCACGGTCCTGGACTGGGGGCTGTCACTCGCCGGGATCGGGATCCGGCAGGAGCTGATCAAGCTCTTCCAGACCGAGCCGACGTCGGTCGAGAGCCCCCGGGTGGCGGCGTTCCTGAGCGGGTACGGGCTGTCGCATGGCGAGGCGGTGGAAGCTGTCGAGGACGGGAAGCTGATGCTCGTCATGGACGGGTTGGGGATGTCGTACGGCTGGGCCGGCGACCCGGACCGGCTGGACGGCATCCGGGCGTGGCTGCGTACGGTCGCCCGCCTCTGCCGCGACTGGTGA
- a CDS encoding DinB family protein, which yields MAEYVDKDLRETRFERVDLRGAQFRNSDLTGAVFRGAWLTGVVMRGVELVDVEIHGEVGNLTINGVDVAPLVEAELDRRHPDRVKMRPADPDGFREAWNILERLWDGTVVRARRLDPPLLHESVGGEWSFVQTLRHLVFATDAWIRRAILGDPSPWDPLDLPWDEMPETPGVPWDRTAQPSLDTVLALRRDRMATVREVVDGLTVESLAGHTNPLEGAGWPPPISFPVRDVLLCVLNEEWQHRLYAERDLAILETRPG from the coding sequence GTGGCCGAGTACGTCGACAAGGACCTGCGCGAAACCCGGTTCGAACGGGTCGACCTGCGGGGAGCGCAGTTTCGCAACAGCGACCTGACCGGAGCGGTGTTCCGAGGTGCGTGGTTGACCGGCGTCGTGATGCGGGGCGTGGAGCTGGTGGATGTCGAGATCCACGGCGAGGTCGGAAACCTCACGATCAACGGTGTCGACGTCGCACCACTGGTCGAGGCCGAGCTGGACCGCCGCCATCCCGACCGGGTGAAGATGCGGCCGGCCGACCCGGATGGTTTCCGCGAGGCCTGGAACATCCTGGAACGTCTGTGGGACGGGACCGTGGTGCGGGCCCGGCGGCTGGACCCGCCACTGTTGCACGAGTCGGTCGGCGGCGAGTGGTCGTTCGTCCAGACGCTGCGGCATCTGGTCTTCGCCACCGACGCGTGGATCCGGCGCGCGATTCTCGGTGACCCTTCTCCGTGGGATCCGCTGGACCTGCCCTGGGACGAGATGCCCGAGACGCCTGGCGTGCCGTGGGACCGTACTGCGCAACCGTCGCTTGACACCGTGCTCGCACTGCGACGGGACCGGATGGCCACCGTACGCGAGGTCGTCGACGGCCTGACCGTGGAGTCACTGGCCGGACACACCAACCCCCTCGAGGGTGCCGGCTGGCCGCCGCCGATCAGTTTTCCCGTGCGCGACGTCCTGTTGTGCGTGCTGAACGAGGAATGGCAGCATCGGCTCTACGCCGAGCGCGACCTGGCCATCCTGGAAACACGTCCCGGTTAG